CTTTCTTGAACAATTATTGTCCTATTGTACCGGTTTCAAAGGTTGGTAAAACATTCCTTTAATGTTTTCAATTCTATATCATTGTAATCCAGATTAAGTAATCTTacaaaatttttatattttataatccgaaaaatattacatttttaaaatacagAATTCACAATttgaaatatgttattttttttcaaaatacactTTGAATTGGTATAAGGTATCTCTCGatgtgaaaatatattatggattGTGCAATCCAGAGTGTATATAAAAAACGTGATATgatttagattatgtaatctagagtGTATTTATGACTTTTTAATTGACAAGTGTACcgagtcagaagtaataatttgtttataaaaacAGATATCAAACATAAGAAAcaattctaaaatataatatttactaaatataaaaagatgTGTTAAAGTTTGTTTGAAAGGTGGTTGGTATCACGAATTTAtataagaaatttaaataaaacaaataaacgATTTAGATGATTCAATAGAAAAAATTGGGATTGAGATTCATCATTCTTACTCGTTTGTATTCAATTGTTGTATGGATCACAATGACATTAATTTTAGTTACAAATAGTCATATTTTTGTTAGTATTGTTGATAGTTAAAATTGGTCTCCCATGGTCGCAAATTAAGTAAATTTTGGGTGCCTTGCTCCCAAATTGAACCATTCATACTTAATTTGGGATTGTTGTCGCTATGCAACATAATTTACAAGGTAGCCGTTAAGGGattaatttcagtttttttgGAGAGATGACAATGGGACATCAACACTTTCCACATTTGAGTTGGTGAGATCACGATAACATTGAATCATATGTTGGCACTGCTCCATATCCCTATTGTAAGGAAATATTTTACGTACGTCCCAATGTAATTTGTTGTCGCTTTAACAATTTTGGTGGAGTTGTTAGGGGCTGACTTGGGTGATGCCACCTCAGAGTTGAGACATTATCGAGGTGCATATGTCAGACGCTCCGAGAGGTATTTGTTGCATCTAGAGGGATGCACGATATTTACTCATAAATAGTGCAACATCAATCTCTGTGTTGTACTCGCTGTTGCTCAACAATCTACGAATGTATGGTGGATACTCGTGGGGAGTTATCGCACTAACCTACATGTATAACCAATTAGAGGGTGTGTGCTTTGCCCAGAAAAAACAATTGAGCGGTTATGCGACCCTTATACAAGCAAATCAtatacataattaataaaagttaCATTTAtcataatatgaataataaatacTATTGTGTTGAAATTGTAACAAACACGTATATGAGCACTTTCCGAACATGGAAAGGAAGGATATGAATCCTACATTTCATAAGGTTCACCCATGAGCACAATATGTCACTAAATGACATATTTATATTGTTGGTGTTGAGCGAGTCCAATTAGATGCTCTAACCCATGTTAGGGTTATTTAGGCTCCATATGAAGTCTATCGTTACAGTAGGTCGTTCGAGTCAATATCCTTATTTTACGGATACATCCATATGGGTATGCATATAAACATTTGTCCAAGCGTGTGTTGCAGCAATGGGAATATGAGCAAACAATTCCTTCACCTCCCATGTCGTTTGACAGTGGAGTTTTGACGGTTATAAAAGACACGTGGTTACACTTTTTTTTACCACCTCGTCACAGGTGTGACATTGGCTTGTCATGCATTTGCATGTGTAGCTGAATACATATAATGGTTCAAAACTGTTTCACAACAATATATAGTTCGTGATGGATCGACTGTACTGCCACGTCATTGTGCTTATAGTCCACATGATGTAGATAGACTCTGCATCATAGCAGGATCATGCATGTTCGATAAGTTATTATAGTGTTTAATATATGCattgtttattatttatcacaaatttcattttaacaTAATCATTAACAAATGTCATTTTAATGAATACAAGACATATTTAGGCAAATCACCAATGTCTTGCAAATGATGATTGATTGTGATTACATCACTAAAGACACTTTAACGTGAGAGGAAACACATATTGCACTCCAATAACTTGTAGTGTGATAAATAAGAAGAATGTTTATGTTAGACATTCTTGTTTTGTACGTGAcagaaatcaagaacataaCAATAGATTTTTACACAATGTATTGTTTACATTCCTGCTCTCAATATATGAATTAGTTATACATCTTTTTgtgacaaattttattttaatttaacaaatgtattttatttctattttatttaagcttctttttgttttcaatatgtataaatgtatataaaaaaaatagataatataTCGTTAACAGTAGTAACTAATTTTAGATGATatgcaacaattttttttttacattttagattatacaataaaaaaattgtatttgaaTTATGAGTTATTGAATACAAAATTTGGACTGAAAAAATATGATCCATTTAATTGGACCTATAAATGGATTGAAGAAATTAAAATCTAGAACATCTTTGAATGGATTTGTGTGCCCACCTTAACTCACTAGGATTCCCCATATGTCATATTCCCAGACCTAGTCACACTATTTTTTCTACTTAAATTTTAAACGCGATTCCCGAAGTAATCTTCATCATCTGTCTATTTTTAAATAGATGATTTGGATGTATGATATTTTAGTTATGAAATAAATGtgttatatataaatgaataattCGTATCCATAAATTGTTCCAAATATCCCTTTCATAactattttgaaattaattttaaaataaatattatgaaagtataatattttgattatgaAGTATATGTTGGCAGGGAATAATAATAGCATTTATTCTATTTATGCTTTTGGTAGCTGCTACCTCTCTctttatttttgtgattaaaAGTTTTTTGGAGACAAAGACATGCATCATTATTGACACCCAAGGGGTTAGAGAAATGATGATAAAATTTTGCTCATTGATTCCTCATATTCATTTCCTCCTTCTACCTAAAGATGAAAACAAAATCTGACATTTTAACCCTGAGAGAATACAGAAACACCAGACCTAGCTCCCCATTTTACACACATAAACACAGTACCAAGAAGGAATAAAGGAATCAAACTTTTCCCATGCCATTAAGGGAAAAACAACTACACTTAAATACttcttttatataataaatcaaaGCATAATTGCATTCTTTATCCATTCAACAAACCAACAAACTTAATTTCATCTCTGTacaaaatttaaacattattttaacATAATGCCTAAGTGTCCCAGAAATTATTCTCCTCACATCTAGACATGCTTCTATGCTCACCACCAACCCAAATAGAAGAGCTTTAGAATAACCAGTGAAGTAGGACCAGTCAAAACCAAAAGTTTCACTTTAAAATTCATGTAAATGGTCGTGAGACTTTAATcctgattaaaaaataatgctGAAATCACGTAAGAAACTGCATAAGGATTTTGCTATATTTAAATATGCAGGTTCTGAAAAGAAACAAAGTGAACACTTGGCATTGAAACACCAAAAGAATCTCATTATCTCATATTATGGTGATCACGACCTATCTATGATTGTATACAGCCATACACGTCCTTGTCACAGTTCCCACCTTCTGCGTCATTAGCCCCTCATAAAATTTGTCTCCATTGCAAATGCTATATCACTCCCACCCTGTATTTTCCTTATCTCACGCACCACATTGCTGTGTTATCAATATCGTTCAAATTTTCATTCACCATCACTCATATCTTCCACTGAAATGCTGCCCCATCAGACCTCTTCACAAAACATTAAAGTTCAGCATGTCTCAAAGCCCGTGTCTGATAAGTTGCTAGAGAAGTTCCACGACGAGTCACAGTTTGATTTTGATTATGAACAAAGTGGGTTGTGGTCTCCTCCGGTTCCACGCACCGTGTTCTTGAACTCACCCGGAAGGATATTCACTGAGCAAGAAATGCTTCAAAGACTCAGAAGAAAAAATGCACGAACAAGACATGGCAAAAAATTCAGAGTTTGTTTCACTGTACAGTGACACTTCTTGGTTCTTTCCCTGTTCCATTGGTTCCAACTAGTGCTCCATGTCAATTTCCTCTGCTTCTTACCTAACTACCACTGAAAAATTCTATGCCTTATCCTTTTTGCAGGTCTTCTGCTGTGCCTGATACTGAATGTAAACAAACTGGGAAGATTTTTCTGCACTGTTTCTTGTTTACAATACAAAACTGAATTAATCCAAAAATTTCTCTATGATTGTCGTATCATATTCACAGGAATTTACGTGTATTTCTATTCTTTTTGCTTAGCCAAAAAAGATGTATATCTGTGCGTTTTTGTGTAAAATATCATATAGAATATCAATTTGTGATCCATTGTTTTCGTACTGCACTACCTTTGGCTCCCCTAATCTTCTCTTTTCCCTGTTCTTCATCTTAGATTAAGATACTCATACTCACATGTTCATAGGGTTGTGCCAACACAATTTCACTTCTCCATCAACACCATGTTTGAATACAAAATTCTAATTTATCCCTTGTCACCATTCATTCTTATATAAATGACAAACGTCTTTAGTGACCAACACGtgattatgaaattaaaaataaatgtttttacttaaaaaatattattaatatattaaaggCGGTAGTTAATTGGCAAGTTCCTGTAAAAGATTCTATATCGACAGAATGCTTTTAGTTTCTTAAAAATCAGTTTTTTAACTTTCAAAATATACTAAAGATCAAAGACGACAACTTTGGGTTTTTTTCCCCAAAATCAGCATGTATGATTTTCTCAAGAGAGAAAACAACTTGGAAATTGAGATAAGTAGTGGAGGAGATTTAGAAATACAAGTATAATATGAATTAACTCATTGTTAAAATCCAAAAATGAAtgtcataaaaatataaatatgttcGACATACATGTGTTTACTTAATTTAATATacatgaaaatattaaaactcTCATACTTACTACAAAACATTTCTCAAGGTCTTCATCACAAATTTATCCAAGCTTAAGATTTTGCTTCTCTAGCTAGTTATAACCAGCTAATCACCTATAGTTGAAGTTGAAtgtaattaaatctaaattcataattttaatcTAAGTTTCTATTATGATATTGCTGGCCCTCAATAATTATATATGATTCCTCATCTTCTATTTTCTTGAAAATTAATTGTCATTGGAATATGATTTAAACCTAGAATTGGGGAAAAGGCGTAATTGGATTATTACTATGAATAGGTTGATTATAATCAAGACATCTTTAAACTCTTTATATCGAAAGTTGTATACTTGATTGAGTTCTGCAGGGAATTCCAAACACAAGTAtgtgactttggttcaattttataaggaattaaaattaagatttgAATAATCACGAGCTGATgataaacattaaataaaaactgaaTTAATACTTAATTGGTTGAATAAGAGTTATTTAGTAAGTTCCAATTTCGACTTCTCCTCCAAAATTAACATTAGCACACCTTGCAGACCAActatttgatagaaaaaaaaaacttctattttctttatttttgatAGGTTATTTAATGTAAATATGCAAATATTCAACTAAGTAAGTAATGCGCTGATCCTTTAGGATACAATATTTGGAGTCCAATTCATTTTAGTACTTGTAATTTCGGTAcatttgtaaaaaattatttctttgaattttttatattgtttttgctCTTTATCACTGACATGATACGCAacaaatgatttattttatttataaagagaTTTATAACATGTATGAAAATTCTAGACAATTACCATGTACTTGTCAAATGTTTTATTCTCTTAAACAATAGTTGATACCGTGATTGAAAATACAAATCGATGTTTgagtttataatattttaatgttcaggtaataaaaaaaagttctaacttaaaaatttaaaatatttaaactcgATTAGTAATAAACAATAAGTAACATGAAATTCAATCCATATAATTTTGATTAGACAAGGAAACAATTGAAATATAAGCTCcgttcaattaaaaaaatatagacgATCATAATCGAACTATAGACAGCAGTAAAAAGCTCTGCAATTAGTGTTTGATCCATCTTTTTCctaaaaaggaaaaattgaaCGAAATGTTATATAAGTAGATTAAGTTTTAAACAGTCATAGTGCATTTGAAGGGAGATGGGGATGTAAACCTAAACTgttacaagaaaaagaaaacgaTAATTCTATCTTCCAGTTTGAATTTTGCGTTCCTATTTGCTACAGCAAAAGAGGAAAAAGATCCAGTTTAATGACATAATATACATGCATCTAGTAAGGTAAAGGTCACATATGAACTTGGTTTAAAAGGAACACAAATTTGTGAAGTTTAGAATCTATAGATCAAAGACTGTATAGCTCTCAACGTACTCTCACATCTGCAATATTCATAGCTGAACTGTACAATACACCAACACTAAACAGAAACAGGATCTTGTTGGAGAGCTTCCTTCCCTGTAATGccttcttttaaatttttaaaatatatgtcaTAGTCCTTTTCTGGGGGAGGGTTTGCTGGATCCACAGTGAATGGCTCGCTAAATGGAATCACACTTTTGACCTGCAATGTTTATTATAGATTATGTAGCTAGAAAAACAGAGTGAGACTGCCCATAATACAATGCAATATGACTGGTATTTTATAATAGAAGCAGCAACAGTTTACTTAATAAAAGGGTAATATTAGATTTATGAAGCAGGCTCCTCTCGAAAATGGAGGTCCCCGGATCAAGAGAAGTTCACATTACATTTAGAAAacgtaaaaatattaaacagaTTATGAATAATATGAACATAACAAAAGAAAAGGCTGACCTCAAATGTTTTGTCACACGCATAAGGGCTATCAAGTGCAGCTACACACATACGAGCAATCTCTTCCCTTGATATTTTACCCTGTTAATTTTTGCATAGCACTCGGCAATGAGCAAAATGCTACTATATATATAGTTACAATGAAATgccaaaaaaataaagaataagcAGAAATGTATTGTGAGATAAACAGGTTAGTCAGAGCACTTAAACTGAGAGAAGCATCAATCTTTTGTTTTCACGATACCGTAATATTATCTCCTTGATCAAAAATAAGATCGGCACCAGCAGGCTCCTCAGTTAATGCACAAGGCCTTACGATTAGATAGGGAATGCCACTTTCCCTAAGCAAATCCTCTCCCTGTTGCAACATTAGCCATTTTTAGCAAATGAACAAGCATGTGACAGAAATATGAATTCCATAATTGAATAGGCCATGGTAAGCACTAAGGATCTTAGAAAGTAAGTTTATGTTTAACTCAACCTAACAAAAATTTATCTGTAAGGAGAAATTTGCTCTAACTTATAAACTCTATTTTAGCTATATTTTGGGGTAAGATCTCCAGCAAAGGAGGTTCCTTGAGAAAGTCTTAATAGAGGGCGAATATAAGTTGTTTATAAAAGCTGAGCTTGGACTTTATAAGGCCTGGCTTAAAGTCTATTTAATGAGCAAAGCCTTTTAAATATGTCAAAACCCATATCTTTAAATTGGCTAATAGGCCTAAACTTATATGGAGACTAATGGGTTAGCCTTTAGATAGATTAACAAGTATATAATCTTAAAACATggtaataaaaatttaataccttaagtagcaataaaaaaatatgccaTCCTTTAGGCTCAAAACTAAAAGAATGGCATAAACTCCAATCCTTTTTAACTACGTATacgtttaaaaaatatttaacttgaCTTATTCAGTTAATATGCATGCCTTGACTTAGTTTAGGCTTAAAGTAGACTAGGTCATAAGCTCCTAATTATAAGAATTCAACAGCTGCTACTTTAGGTCTTTGTATCAAACAAGATTccatcaaaatatattttataattttaaacgaattaaattaaatgaagtACAGCAACCCGttcaaattggttttaatcaTCAGTTTTGCTCCAGTTCAACCAACTCTCACTGGTTTAAAATCGACTAATTATTTGAGTTAAAGAAGGAAAAACACTTGATTAGGACAAACAATCTGAACAATGAACTCATAAATAACAAATCTTAACCAAGAAACTAGTTTTGTGGACCAAGGTGACCTTGACAGAATCAACTTTTTACTAAATATAGACCTTaaaatttagtaatattaatatatcTGTGGTAAACAAGGAACCAGATATTTTACCTTTAGTTTAAATGTGAGAATAAAATCCAGTTCCTTGTTTAATCGAACGGCAGGAGGCTGTTTACTTAGATCAAGTCCAGGTCTTTCAGGTCTTGTAACTCCTGCTGAGCTCACATGTACAAACCTGAAGGTGACACATATAGTACAAAAATGATTAAGTAATCAGTGTAAAAAATGCATGGAAAAGACAACCAAAAAGATAAGGCTATTACCTGGGTGTTATTGGATCCTTTATATATGCCCTTATGCTAGACACTGGAAGCTCAAATGGACCTTCCACAAAAGTTTCATTTAATTTACCATCATACTCAAACTTGCTGAACATGAGCTGCAGAAATTAGCCCCATCATTAAGAACCAGTGTGGGATTTCTAAGCCAAAAGACATAATGGTATACTAACAAAGCCATACCTGTAATGATGCAACAATGCTTGGATCAAATGGTGGAGCATCAGACACAGTTCTTGCTCGAAATACAGGCCTCAAGGAAGAAAATGGCACTTGAATCTATGAAACgcaaaaaaaagaacaaaacacTTGAGTTCGTCTTAGATAATATAGACTGCAACAATTGCAATGGATGATACCTACCGATTGCCATTTTCCTTTCTCGGTGTCAAAGCCTGAAGTGTAACCAACAGTGTCCCAATCACTGCTTGTACGAACAATGATTTTATATCTACGCCCATCACCTTTTAGGCGGAACTCCAAACCATCATATGCAGAAAGATTTTCAGGTTCTGAGAAATTCTGAAAACCAATTGTGAAACTCTCCTTTTTTATATAAGAACTTTGTTTCACCAAGTAACTAGTTAACATGAAGTCAATATACTATACTCACTCCAAAAACAGTTAGCCATAGACAGCTAGCAACTCCAGAAACTTGGAAATAATTAGTAATATACTTTAAACTTAATTCAACTACTGGAAAAATATACTccttgaaaaaaaataagaaatgcaaaatattttatatgctGATATTCTCTGAACCTTCATTTCATACTTCAAGTTAAATGCTTTCAAGGGAAAACTGTATTCATTCCTTAATGGCCTAATAAATAAGTGTTTTCCTTGCTTCAAACAAAATGGTTCTTTAGTATATACCTTTCACAAGAACTGAACTATTCAGTAGCTAAAAAATTCTCAAGGGCGATATACAgttaaaatcatattaaaaggCAGTATCAGAAACTTATCTAAAGCTATAAGTGAACCAGCACATCAATTTAGATTTTATATCCATTTGTCAGAATTTAGTGGAACATTAGGAATTGACGACACATGACACTTTTTCATTGAAGAGAATAAATCGAGGTCATTTTCTAGATTTAAGAAAAGATTACGTCAGAGTTGGTTCAAACAATATTAATCAAAATGTAACCTTCTATTTTCACAGTGGTCGAGTATTGAATCAAATATGTCACTGCCATTTGCCTGACCTCATTgaaaagtttatataaatgcTTGTTCATTACCTTAGTTCTGATACTTGTAAAGCCACCATTGTTTGTTGTTGAAACAACACCTGAACTAGACacaaatttgtattattttggGCAGTAAAACACAGATTATAAATTCCCTCAAAAGTGAAGTCACATGCATTTCAAGAATTTGACACATACCTTTAAAAACCCCAGTTGGTCCACCATTTTCACCCCCACTTGGGTCAATTTGATAAGTACTTTCACTAACTCCGCCCATTACCACATCATCTAAAGCACCCCAAGGAAGCTGCCTGTAATTATTGCCTGCAaggaaaatagaaaacaaattctATTCACAGAATGCACAGCAGTAAAACTGAAACACTCTTAGCATGTTGCAAGCACAAAGCCAATCCATGCAACAGAGACGCTGCAATCAGTCACAACTTAATGTTCAAAGTTCAAAGCCCAATCCAATAAGTCACCCTTTAATTGTTCTTCCTACTATTAGCCAAGTGGATGTGGAACACTTTTTAATGCATGAACTGCGCCTCACAATCTCTCCCATCCTCCACCCTCTAGAAAGAATAAAAATCAATTCAGCTTCTACGAGTTTCCTTTTTATATCATGCACCAAAGTTAAGTGTGGTGCTCACTGGCCTTGTATATGTCAAAAAGTCTGATTAAGCAATTAAGttgaatcaaaacaattaattaCTTTTGTCAACTAGGAACCTACCTTCAAATCCAAATAATAGCCTTCCTCTTCGAAGTCCAAGATTGTCCTTCACAGCCTTGATCAAATTTCTCATTCCTAAGTACTCAACCTTTTCTGGTGAGTCACCTTTTATCTGTTTTCAACAACCAATAACTAAGAAAAGAAGCttaaaaaatttcacaaatgAGCTTAAGATCATCTGTACTTCCAAATTAAAAAGACAGGAAAACCTCTGACTGTGAAGATAATTTCAACGAAAAGGAAAATCAATAACCTACCTCAGGCTCAAAAAACTTAACTCCCTGCaccaaaaataatttcattctgTTAGTGAGAAATAACAATGAAGCATTCACCAAACAATCATGCAACTAGAACAATTAAGAGAAGTAACTGGTTGACAATGGCCCCGCTGTTATAAATTTTCCCATAAACACTTATAATAATGAGAAAAAATGAAGTATTTGTTTCTTACAAGTTAAAATTATCTTAAGCATAAGTTAATTTGTAGAAGATACTCCATTTAGTTTCTTCAAAAACTGATTATAACCTTTTCATAACCTAATTTTAGCATATGAGAGAAAGTATTTATGGAAAAATTTGTCCAAATAGAATCATTAGTAGATATTATACACCTATTTCTCAGTGAAAGATAAGTATCAATTACTGTGtaagaaaaatcaaatttgtCTCTCTTAATAAAGATAATGGACATACTTGGCTGTATTTTGCTCTGTCTGGAGTGTCTCCTTCCTTAGGGCCAACAATAACAGAAGCAGCATTGATCACTTTCTTCACGCCTTTAAAGTATTCAGGTATCAAAGTGCTATCTTTTGTAATGTCTCCAACAACCTTAGTGTACATATAAAGGTAAGTTGGAAGCAGAGAAAGTAATGGATAAAGAAACAATCAATTTACGTAGTGCACTTTTTGCAATCACTCAATAAGAAAATAACAGGTAAGTCTGCACTGGGGAACATTATTATATTCCACAAAATCTTGAAACATTAGCAAATCTTCCACTGAAAAATCAGTGAAGAACTTCATATGGCCAGAAGTCAAATTGATTATCACCAAACTAACTTCTATCTTCCATCATTGCTGAATTCCTTGTATTTAGGTCCAATAACACCTCATTATCAAAAAAATGATAACCAGAAATCTAAGGTGCCAGTTTTTGCAAAATTCAGAACCCAAAGCAAATTATAGCGAACTAAGaaactacaattttttttatcatttgtaATGTCTTTCAGTACATTATTAAACTGACTCACCAAATCAACATCCGAGCCTAACATCCTTCTTGCCTTCTCTTCATTTCTAACCTGATAAATATTGATAcagaaatataataattgttATGCACCAAATTCAatcattaatgaaaaaaaaaatctaaattctTATCTTTGTTCTTTATCTAGAAACTATTATACGGAATGAAATCTTGTGAAAAGGGTAAGttaacaacaataccaatactCGAACTGGAATTCCTTTCTTCCGTAGTATGTCAACTACTCTTCGACCAACGCCACCAGTAGCTCCAGCTACCAGGACAATATCAGAAGTTCTCATTGAGTTAACCATTACACTCGGGGAAGGACCAGAAAGTTTCTCAGCTAGAAAGTCAAAGAACTTCACAATTCAGAAATGAAGAATATTCATTAGTAGATCCATATAAGTCTTTccctctctctctttcttcctaTTACTCTCTAGTTATACAAGTTGAAAGTTGAAGAAAGTGTTACCTTAGCAGGAGATGGGAACCCATTGAAGAAGTATAGTGTTTTTACAAATCTTCCAAAATCCCAATTTTGTCGTCCAGCTTCAGCCGATATTGCTGCTCTATGTGTTCCAGAAGAGAGTCTCGTTGACGTATAAATCAATGTCTGAGGTCTACCATAAATCTGAAGAAACGGTTTAGGTAGCGTAGGTGATGCCAAAATAGTGTGTGAAGAATTCTTACAAAACTTTCTTCTAGCCAACTCAGGGCCCTGCAGTATGAATTAAAAGA
The sequence above is a segment of the Phaseolus vulgaris cultivar G19833 chromosome 2, P. vulgaris v2.0, whole genome shotgun sequence genome. Coding sequences within it:
- the LOC137812160 gene encoding protein HIGH CHLOROPHYLL FLUORESCENCE PHENOTYPE 173, chloroplastic isoform X2: MVNSMRTSDIVLVAGATGGVGRRVVDILRKKGIPVRVLVRNEEKARRMLGSDVDLVVGDITKDSTLIPEYFKGVKKVINAASVIVGPKEGDTPDRAKYSQGVKFFEPEIKGDSPEKVEYLGMRNLIKAVKDNLGLRRGRLLFGFEGNNYRQLPWGALDDVVMGGVSESTYQIDPSGGENGGPTGVFKGVVSTTNNGGFTSIRTKNFSEPENLSAYDGLEFRLKGDGRRYKIIVRTSSDWDTVGYTSGFDTEKGKWQSIQVPFSSLRPVFRARTVSDAPPFDPSIVASLQLMFSKFEYDGKLNETFVEGPFELPVSSIRAYIKDPITPRFVHVSSAGVTRPERPGLDLSKQPPAVRLNKELDFILTFKLKGEDLLRESGIPYLIVRPCALTEEPAGADLIFDQGDNITGKISREEIARMCVAALDSPYACDKTFEVKSVIPFSEPFTVDPANPPPEKDYDIYFKNLKEGITGKEALQQDPVSV
- the LOC137812160 gene encoding protein HIGH CHLOROPHYLL FLUORESCENCE PHENOTYPE 173, chloroplastic isoform X1, which encodes MEAFCTTQSSSASTSLLNFQGPELARRKFCKNSSHTILASPTLPKPFLQIYGRPQTLIYTSTRLSSGTHRAAISAEAGRQNWDFGRFVKTLYFFNGFPSPAKFFDFLAEKLSGPSPSVMVNSMRTSDIVLVAGATGGVGRRVVDILRKKGIPVRVLVRNEEKARRMLGSDVDLVVGDITKDSTLIPEYFKGVKKVINAASVIVGPKEGDTPDRAKYSQGVKFFEPEIKGDSPEKVEYLGMRNLIKAVKDNLGLRRGRLLFGFEGNNYRQLPWGALDDVVMGGVSESTYQIDPSGGENGGPTGVFKGVVSTTNNGGFTSIRTKNFSEPENLSAYDGLEFRLKGDGRRYKIIVRTSSDWDTVGYTSGFDTEKGKWQSIQVPFSSLRPVFRARTVSDAPPFDPSIVASLQLMFSKFEYDGKLNETFVEGPFELPVSSIRAYIKDPITPRFVHVSSAGVTRPERPGLDLSKQPPAVRLNKELDFILTFKLKGEDLLRESGIPYLIVRPCALTEEPAGADLIFDQGDNITGKISREEIARMCVAALDSPYACDKTFEVKSVIPFSEPFTVDPANPPPEKDYDIYFKNLKEGITGKEALQQDPVSV